In one Lolium rigidum isolate FL_2022 chromosome 3, APGP_CSIRO_Lrig_0.1, whole genome shotgun sequence genomic region, the following are encoded:
- the LOC124700106 gene encoding histone-lysine N-methyltransferase CLF-like, with translation MSDEEGRKASEYVLCVIESLKKKVTADRFTYIKNRIEENRIKLSTVTQSTSNSSKIWQRNTSNGTDFVSNLLTSRKDDALCLVHSLEASPAEEDGVSSEEESSYATSTVMLGGNQAAKSAIRLIKLPEVPKLPPYTTWTFLDRNRRMSEDQSVLGRRRIYYDANCGEALICSDSEDEAVEDEEEKKEFKVSEDCLIRMTIQECGMSDAVLETLARCFGRAAGDIKARYEILHGEKTVSSLKKASELHVKVEDVYRDKDLDAALDSYDNLFCRRCLVFDCKLHGCSQDLVFPTEKQPPGNILDDGMPCGIHCHKLASKPDATVANDSDMHIDIEEPTHSADDTRNQLDSNKKKRGSSGRKAKSQQSESSSIQRIASESSDSEVHPISNKSLHHSPCQSKFKISARGGIKKSANRRIAERILMSVKKGQREVAPSDSNSGGCLWPRDMKLRSGTRSGQKDSFASSQQNSPNTRSSRKKDTSPMEKKEKNSALAEDHKDATEETNNEHSATDDHLSSKIDDVDENICRQEDNCRSWKVLEQGLLVKGLEIFGRNSCLIARNLLGGMKTCSDVFQYMHYIENSSASGTLSSVDSLVKGYIKGHELRARSRFYRRRGRVRRLKYTWKSAGYHFIRKRITEKKDQPCRQYNPCGCQSACGKQCPCLINGTCCEKYCGCPKMCKNRFRGCHCAKSQCRSRQCPCFAADRECDPDVCRNCWVGCGDGSFGVPNQRGDNYECRNMKLLLKQQQRVLLGRSDISGWGAFLKNTVGKHEYLGEYTGELISHKEADKRGKIYDRENSSFLFNLNNQFVLDAFRMGDKLKFANHSPDPNCYAKVIMVAGDHRVGIFAKERIGAGEELFYDYRYEPDRAPVWALNADAPGSKDPGQPSSGRAKKLAH, from the exons ATGTCAGATGAAGAAGGACGTAAGGCCTCTGAATATGTTTTATGTGTTATTGAGTCGTTGAAGAAGAAAGTTACAGCAGATCGTTTTACTTACATTAAG aataggatagaggagaacaggattaagctcagcactgTTACACAAAGCACTAGCAATTCTTCAAAAATCTGGCAAAGAAATACATCAAATGGCACCGACTTTGTCTCAAATTTGCTGACAAGTAGGAAAGACGATGCACTCTGTTTGGTGCATAGTCTTGAGGCATCACCTGCTGAGGAAGATGGCGTCAGTTCCGAAGAAGAAAGTTCATATGCCACATCAACTGTTATGTTGGGGGGAAATCAAGCTGCAAAGAGCGCCATTAGGCTAATTAAACTACCAGAAGTACCGAAACTTCCGCCTTATACAACATGGACATTTTTGGACAG GAACCGGAGGATGTCGGAAGACCAATCCGTACTTGGTCGACGAAGGATTTATTATGATGCAAATTGCGGTGAAGCTTTAATTTGCAGTGAcagtgaagatgaagctgttgaggatgaagaggagaaaaAGGAGTTCAAAGTTTCTGAAGATTGTCTTATTCG GATGACAATTCAAGAATGTGGCATGTCTGATGCAGTGCTGGAAACCCTGGCTCGATGTTTTGGTAGAGCTGCTGGTGATATAAAG GCCAGATATGAGATCCTACATGGGGAGAAAACTGTGAGTTCTTTAAAAAAAGCTTctgaacttcatgtcaaagtggaAGATGTCTACCGTGATAAAGATTTGGATGCAGCATTGGATTCCTATGACAATCTCTTTTGTCGGCGATGTCTA GTTTTCGATTGTAAATTACATGGGTGTTCTCAAGATTTAGTATTTCCT ACAGAAAAGCAACCACCTGGGAACATCTTGGATGATGGTATGCCTTGTGGCATTCATTGTCATAAACTG GCCTCCAAACCAGATGCTACTGTTGCAAACGATTCTGACATGCATATTGACATAGAGGAGCCAACTCACTCAGCTGATGATACAAGGAACCAGTTGgattcaaataagaaaaaacGGGGTTCTAGTGGAAGGAAGGCAAAATCCCAACAAAGTGAAAGCTCTTCAATCCAAAGGATTGCCTCAGAAAGTAGCGATTCAGAAGTACATCCAATAAGCAATAAATCTCTGCATCACTCACCTTGtcaatcaaaattcaaaattagCGCAAGAGGTGGAATCAAGAAAAGTGCTAATAGAAGAATCGCAGAGCGAATCCTTATGAGCGTGAAAAAAGGACAAAGGGAAGTGGCACCATCAGACTCAAATTCTGGTGGATGCCTCTGGCCAAGGGATATGAAGCTTAGATCTGGTACACGAAGTGGACAAAAGGATTCATTTGCATCCTCACAGCAGAATTCTCCGAACACAAGAAGTTCTCGGAAGAAGGATACGTCTCCAAtggagaagaaagagaagaactCAGCTTTAGCAGAAGATCATAAGGATGCGACGGAAGAAACAAATAATGAACATTCAGCAACAGATGATCATCTAAGTTCGAAGATAGATGATGTCGATGAGAATATATGCAGGCAAGAAGATAACTGTAGATCCTGGAAGGTGCTTGAGCAAGGGCTACTAGTGAAAGGGTTGGAGATTTTTGGTAGGAACAG TTGTTTAATTGCTCGGAACCTTCTTGGTGGAATGAAGACATGCAGTGATGTTTTTCAGTATATGCACTATATTGAAAACAGCAGCGCATCTGGAACACTTAGCAGTGTTGATTCTCTTGTTAAAGGAtatataaag GGACATGAGTTGCGCGCGAGATCACGGTTTTATAGAAGACGAGGACGAGTCCGTCGTTTGAAGTACACCTGGAAATCTGCAGGTTATCATTTTATAAGGAAAAGAATTACAGAAAAGAAGGATCAGCCTTGTCGGCAATATAATCCTTGTGGTTGTCAATCGGCATGTGGGAAACAGTGTCCATGTCTCATAAATGGGACATGCTGTGAGAAATACTGTGG GTGTCCGAAAATGTGCAAGAATCGTTTTCGAGGTTGTCATTGTGCAAAGAGCCAGTGTCGCAGTCGCCAGTGTCCATGCTTTGCTGCTGACAGGGAATGCGATCCTGACGTGTGCAGAAACTGCTGGGTGGG GTGTGGTGATGGTTCATTTGGAGTTCCCAACCAACGAGGCGATAATTATGAATGCCGGAACATGAAACTGCTTCTTAAACAACAACAAAGG GTCTTACTTGGGAGATCTGATATTTCTGGCTGGGGAGCATTCCTCAAG AATACGGTTGGCAAACATGAATATCTTGGCGAGTACACTGGGGAGCTTATCTCCCACAAGGAAGCAGACAAGCGTGGCAAGATATATGATCGTGAGAATTCATCGTTCCTTTTTAACCTGAATAACCAG TTTGTTCTTGATGCCTTCAGAATGGGTGACAAGCTGAAGTTTGCCAACCATTCCCCTGATCCAAATTGCTACGCCAAGGTTATCATGGTAGCAGGCGACCATAGGGTAGGCATCTTTGCCAAAGAACGGATTGGTGCAGGTGAGGAGCTTTTCTACGACTACCGATACGAGCCTGACCGAGCCCCGGTGTGGGCCCTGAACGCTGACGCTCCTGGGTCGAAAGACCCTGGGCAGCCATCCAGCGGGCGAGCAAAGAAGCTTGCCCACTGA